In a genomic window of Sarcophilus harrisii chromosome 4, mSarHar1.11, whole genome shotgun sequence:
- the LOC100932192 gene encoding asialoglycoprotein receptor 1 — translation MAKDYQDLQHLESEDNGHQFSKGSSSPQTILQRLCPPNRLLLISLGISFLLVVIISVLGSKNTQLQRDLQTLKETFTNFSEKMVSEIQVLNSQGSSMSEKVKSLEAKLQKHQKDRDEDFSNFLFHEQRISADLRTLSCQMTILQSNGTSYKICCPLNWLEFEESCYWFSRTGKSWTEAEKYCQMENSHLVVINSWSEQNFVSHYTSPAFAWIGLTDAEGTWKWVDGTSYESNIRNWMPSQPDNWYGHGLGGGEDCAHLHSDGGWNDDVCQRPYRWVCEMEIKKTT, via the exons ATGGCAAAGGATTATCAAGACCTTCAGCATCTGGAGAGCGAAGACAATGGCCATCAGTTCAGTAAAG GGTCTTCTTCACCTCAGACTATTCTCCAGCGTCTCTGCCCTCCTAACCGCCTTCTCCTGATCTCCTTGGGAATCAGCTTCCTATTGGTAGTGATCATCTCTGTGTTGGGATCTAAAA ATACTCAACTTCAGAGAGATCTACAGACACTAAAAGAAACTTTCACCAATTTCTCAGAGAAGATGGTGTCAGAGATCCAAGTATTAAATAGCCAAG GAAGCAGTATGAGCGAAAAGGTGAAATCTCTGGAGGCTAAGCTACAGAAGCATCAAAAAGACAGGGATGAAG ATTTCTCGAATTTCCTCTTCCATGAGCAGCGCATTTCAGCAGATCTTCGAACGCTAAGTTGTCAGATGACAATACTCCAAAGCAATG GTACCAGCTACAAGATCTGTTGCCCTCTTAACTGGTTGGAGTTTGAGGAGAGCTGCTACTGGTTTTCTCGTACTGGGAAATCCTGGACTGAGGCTGAGAAATACTGTCAGATGGAGAATTCACACCTAGTTGTCATAAACTCTTGGAGTGAACAA AACTTTGTTAGTCATTATACCTCACCTGCATTTGCCTGGATAGGCCTTACTGATGCAGAAGGCACCTGGAAATGGGTAGATGGGACAAGCTATGAGTCTAACATCAG GAATTGGATGCCATCCCAGCCAGACAACTGGTATGGGCATGGGCTAGGAGGAGGTGAGGACTGTGCCCACTTGCACTCTGATGGAGGTTGGAATGATGATGTCTGCCAGCGTCCCTATCGCTGGGTCTGTGAGATGGAAATCAAAAAGACTACCTAG
- the DLG4 gene encoding disks large homolog 4 isoform X5, with the protein MDCLCIVTTKKYRYQDEDTPPLEHSPAHLPNQANSPPVIVNTDTLEAPGYVNGTEGEMEYEEITLERGNSGLGFSIAGGTDNPHIGDDPSIFITKIIPGGAAAQDGRLRVNDSILFVNEVDVREVTHSAAVEALKEAGSIVRLYVMRRKPPAEKLMEIKLIKGPKGLGFSIAGGVGNQHIPGDNSIYVTKIIEGGAAHKDGRLQIGDKILAVNSVGLEDVMHEDAVAALKNTYDVVYLKVAKPSNTYLSDSYAPPDITTSYSQHLDNEISHSSYLGTDYPPAMTPTSPRRYSPVAKELLGEEDIPREPRRIVIHRGSTGLGFNIVGGEDGEGIFISFILAGGPADLSGELRKGDQILSVNGVDLRNATHEQAAIALKNAGQTVTIIAQYKPEEYSRFEAKIHDLREQLMNSSLGSGTASLRSNPKRGFYIRALFDYDKTKDCGFLSQALSFHFGDVLHVIDAGDEEWWQARRVQPDGETDDIGFIPSKRRVERREWSRLKAKDWGSSSGSQGREDTVLSYETVTQMEVHYARPIIILGPTKDRANDDLLSEFPDKFGSCVPHTTRPKREYEVDGRDYHFVSSREKMEKDIQAHKFIEAGQYNSHLYGTSVQSVREVAEQGKHCILDVSANAVRRLQAAHLHPIAIFIRPRSLENILEINKRITEDQARKAFDRATKLEQEFTECFSAIVEGETFEEIYHKVKRIIEELSGPYIWVPARERL; encoded by the exons GGTAACTCAGGCCTGGGCTTCAGCATCGCAGGTGGCACCGACAACCCACACATTGGCGATGACCCATCCATTTTCATCACCAAGATCATTCCTGGGGGGGCTGCAGCACAGGATGGCCGACTCAG AGTCAATGACAGCATCCTATTTGTCAATGAGGTGGATGTAAGGGAGGTAACACACTCAGCTGCAGTAGAAGCCCTGAAGGAAGCAGGTTCAATTGTTCGTCTCTATGTCATGCGACGGAAGCCTCCTGCTGAGAAGCTCATGGAGATCAAACTCATCAAGGGACCTAAAG GGCTTGGCTTCAGCATTGCAGGAGGTGTGGGGAACCAGCACATCCCAggagataatagcatctatgtGACAAAGATCATTGAGGGCGGGGCTGCTCACAAAGATGGACGACTACAGATTGGGGACAAGATCCTTGCT GTGAACAGTGTAGGGCTGGAGGATGTGATGCATGAGGATGCTGTGGCTGCCCTGAAGAACACATATGATGTTGTCTACTTGAAAGTGGCAAAACCCAGCAACACCTATTTGAGTGATAGCTATGCCCCACCTGACATTACCACTT CCTATTCCCAGCACTTGGACAATGAGATCAGCCACAGTAGTTACCTGGGCACTGATTATCCACCAGCCATGACACCCACCTCCCCCCGTCGATACTCCCCGGTGGCCAAAGAGTTGCTGGGAGAGGAGGACATTCCCAG GGAGCCACGGCGGATTGTGATCCATCGGGGCTCTACAGGCTTAGGGTTCAACATTGTGGGGGGTGAAGATGGCGAAGGCATCTTCATCTCTTTCATTCTTGCCGGTGGTCCAGCCGACCTCAGTGGAGAGCTACGCAAGGGGGACCAAATTCTTTCG gTCAATGGTGTGGATCTTCGAAATGCTACCCATGAACAAGCTGCTATTGCATTGAAGAATGCTGGCCAGACTGTCACTATTATCGCTCAGTATAAACCAGAAG agTACAGTCGATTTGAGGCCAAAATCCATGATTTGCGAGAACAGCTAATGAACAGCAGCTTGGGTTCTGGGACTGCCTCTCTGAGGAGTAACCCCAAAAGAGGCTTTTATATCAG GGCCCTGTTTGATTATGACAAAACCAAGGACTGTGGCTTCCTGAGCCAGGCCCTTAGTTTCCATTTTGGGGATGTACTGCATGTGATTGATGCTGGTGATGAAGAATGGTGGCAGGCACGACGTGTCCagccagatggggaaactgatgaCATTGGCTTCATTCCTAGTAAACGGAG GGTCGAGCGGCGGGAATGGTCAAGGTTAAAGGCCAAG GACTGGGGTTCTAGCTCAGGATCTCAAG gtcGAGAAGACACAGTGCTAAGTTATGAAACGGTGACACAGATGGAAG TGCACTATGCTCGTCCCATTATCATTCTTGGCCCAACCAAGGACAGGGCCAATGATGACCTCCTCTCCGAGTTCCCTGACAAATTTGGATCCTGTGTTCCCC ATACAACACGGCCAAAGCGAGAGTATGAGGTGGATGGTCGGGATTACCACTTTGTGTCATcgagagagaaaatggagaaggaCATCCAAGCTCACAAGTTCATTGAGGCCGGTCAATACAACAGCCACCTCTATGGGACCAGCGTACAATCTGTACGTGAGGTGGCTGAACAG GGAAAGCACTGTATCCTTGACGTCTCGGCCAATGCCGTGCGGCGGCTGCAGGCGGCCCACCTGCACCCTATTGCCATCTTCATCAGACCTCGATCCTTGGAGAACATCCT AGAAATTAACAAACGGATAACAGAGGATCAGGCCCGCAAAGCCTTTGACAGAGCCACTAAACTGGAGCAGGAATTCACAGAGTGTTTCTCAG CCATTGTGGAGGGTGAAACCTTTGAGGAGATCTACCACAAAGTAAAACGTATCATTGAGGAGCTATCAGGGCCATATATTTGGGTCCCAGCCCGAGAGAGACTCTGA
- the DLG4 gene encoding disks large homolog 4 isoform X4 has protein sequence MDCLCIVTTKKYRYQDEDTPPLEHSPAHLPNQANSPPVIVNTDTLEAPGYELQVNGTEGEMEYEEITLERGNSGLGFSIAGGTDNPHIGDDPSIFITKIIPGGAAAQDGRLRVNDSILFVNEVDVREVTHSAAVEALKEAGSIVRLYVMRRKPPAEKLMEIKLIKGPKGLGFSIAGGVGNQHIPGDNSIYVTKIIEGGAAHKDGRLQIGDKILAVNSVGLEDVMHEDAVAALKNTYDVVYLKVAKPSNTYLSDSYAPPDITTSYSQHLDNEISHSSYLGTDYPPAMTPTSPRRYSPVAKELLGEEDIPREPRRIVIHRGSTGLGFNIVGGEDGEGIFISFILAGGPADLSGELRKGDQILSVNGVDLRNATHEQAAIALKNAGQTVTIIAQYKPEEYSRFEAKIHDLREQLMNSSLGSGTASLRSNPKRGFYIRALFDYDKTKDCGFLSQALSFHFGDVLHVIDAGDEEWWQARRVQPDGETDDIGFIPSKRRVERREWSRLKAKDWGSSSGSQGREDTVLSYETVTQMEVHYARPIIILGPTKDRANDDLLSEFPDKFGSCVPHTTRPKREYEVDGRDYHFVSSREKMEKDIQAHKFIEAGQYNSHLYGTSVQSVREVAEQGKHCILDVSANAVRRLQAAHLHPIAIFIRPRSLENILEINKRITEDQARKAFDRATKLEQEFTECFSAIVEGETFEEIYHKVKRIIEELSGPYIWVPARERL, from the exons GGTAACTCAGGCCTGGGCTTCAGCATCGCAGGTGGCACCGACAACCCACACATTGGCGATGACCCATCCATTTTCATCACCAAGATCATTCCTGGGGGGGCTGCAGCACAGGATGGCCGACTCAG AGTCAATGACAGCATCCTATTTGTCAATGAGGTGGATGTAAGGGAGGTAACACACTCAGCTGCAGTAGAAGCCCTGAAGGAAGCAGGTTCAATTGTTCGTCTCTATGTCATGCGACGGAAGCCTCCTGCTGAGAAGCTCATGGAGATCAAACTCATCAAGGGACCTAAAG GGCTTGGCTTCAGCATTGCAGGAGGTGTGGGGAACCAGCACATCCCAggagataatagcatctatgtGACAAAGATCATTGAGGGCGGGGCTGCTCACAAAGATGGACGACTACAGATTGGGGACAAGATCCTTGCT GTGAACAGTGTAGGGCTGGAGGATGTGATGCATGAGGATGCTGTGGCTGCCCTGAAGAACACATATGATGTTGTCTACTTGAAAGTGGCAAAACCCAGCAACACCTATTTGAGTGATAGCTATGCCCCACCTGACATTACCACTT CCTATTCCCAGCACTTGGACAATGAGATCAGCCACAGTAGTTACCTGGGCACTGATTATCCACCAGCCATGACACCCACCTCCCCCCGTCGATACTCCCCGGTGGCCAAAGAGTTGCTGGGAGAGGAGGACATTCCCAG GGAGCCACGGCGGATTGTGATCCATCGGGGCTCTACAGGCTTAGGGTTCAACATTGTGGGGGGTGAAGATGGCGAAGGCATCTTCATCTCTTTCATTCTTGCCGGTGGTCCAGCCGACCTCAGTGGAGAGCTACGCAAGGGGGACCAAATTCTTTCG gTCAATGGTGTGGATCTTCGAAATGCTACCCATGAACAAGCTGCTATTGCATTGAAGAATGCTGGCCAGACTGTCACTATTATCGCTCAGTATAAACCAGAAG agTACAGTCGATTTGAGGCCAAAATCCATGATTTGCGAGAACAGCTAATGAACAGCAGCTTGGGTTCTGGGACTGCCTCTCTGAGGAGTAACCCCAAAAGAGGCTTTTATATCAG GGCCCTGTTTGATTATGACAAAACCAAGGACTGTGGCTTCCTGAGCCAGGCCCTTAGTTTCCATTTTGGGGATGTACTGCATGTGATTGATGCTGGTGATGAAGAATGGTGGCAGGCACGACGTGTCCagccagatggggaaactgatgaCATTGGCTTCATTCCTAGTAAACGGAG GGTCGAGCGGCGGGAATGGTCAAGGTTAAAGGCCAAG GACTGGGGTTCTAGCTCAGGATCTCAAG gtcGAGAAGACACAGTGCTAAGTTATGAAACGGTGACACAGATGGAAG TGCACTATGCTCGTCCCATTATCATTCTTGGCCCAACCAAGGACAGGGCCAATGATGACCTCCTCTCCGAGTTCCCTGACAAATTTGGATCCTGTGTTCCCC ATACAACACGGCCAAAGCGAGAGTATGAGGTGGATGGTCGGGATTACCACTTTGTGTCATcgagagagaaaatggagaaggaCATCCAAGCTCACAAGTTCATTGAGGCCGGTCAATACAACAGCCACCTCTATGGGACCAGCGTACAATCTGTACGTGAGGTGGCTGAACAG GGAAAGCACTGTATCCTTGACGTCTCGGCCAATGCCGTGCGGCGGCTGCAGGCGGCCCACCTGCACCCTATTGCCATCTTCATCAGACCTCGATCCTTGGAGAACATCCT AGAAATTAACAAACGGATAACAGAGGATCAGGCCCGCAAAGCCTTTGACAGAGCCACTAAACTGGAGCAGGAATTCACAGAGTGTTTCTCAG CCATTGTGGAGGGTGAAACCTTTGAGGAGATCTACCACAAAGTAAAACGTATCATTGAGGAGCTATCAGGGCCATATATTTGGGTCCCAGCCCGAGAGAGACTCTGA
- the DLG4 gene encoding disks large homolog 4 isoform X7, with translation MSARNRFASMCLCVKYRYQDEDTPPLEHSPAHLPNQANSPPVIVNTDTLEAPGYVNGTEGEMEYEEITLERGNSGLGFSIAGGTDNPHIGDDPSIFITKIIPGGAAAQDGRLRVNDSILFVNEVDVREVTHSAAVEALKEAGSIVRLYVMRRKPPAEKLMEIKLIKGPKGLGFSIAGGVGNQHIPGDNSIYVTKIIEGGAAHKDGRLQIGDKILAVNSVGLEDVMHEDAVAALKNTYDVVYLKVAKPSNTYLSDSYAPPDITTSYSQHLDNEISHSSYLGTDYPPAMTPTSPRRYSPVAKELLGEEDIPREPRRIVIHRGSTGLGFNIVGGEDGEGIFISFILAGGPADLSGELRKGDQILSVNGVDLRNATHEQAAIALKNAGQTVTIIAQYKPEEYSRFEAKIHDLREQLMNSSLGSGTASLRSNPKRGFYIRALFDYDKTKDCGFLSQALSFHFGDVLHVIDAGDEEWWQARRVQPDGETDDIGFIPSKRRVERREWSRLKAKDWGSSSGSQGREDTVLSYETVTQMEVHYARPIIILGPTKDRANDDLLSEFPDKFGSCVPHTTRPKREYEVDGRDYHFVSSREKMEKDIQAHKFIEAGQYNSHLYGTSVQSVREVAEQGKHCILDVSANAVRRLQAAHLHPIAIFIRPRSLENILEINKRITEDQARKAFDRATKLEQEFTECFSAIVEGETFEEIYHKVKRIIEELSGPYIWVPARERL, from the exons GGTAACTCAGGCCTGGGCTTCAGCATCGCAGGTGGCACCGACAACCCACACATTGGCGATGACCCATCCATTTTCATCACCAAGATCATTCCTGGGGGGGCTGCAGCACAGGATGGCCGACTCAG AGTCAATGACAGCATCCTATTTGTCAATGAGGTGGATGTAAGGGAGGTAACACACTCAGCTGCAGTAGAAGCCCTGAAGGAAGCAGGTTCAATTGTTCGTCTCTATGTCATGCGACGGAAGCCTCCTGCTGAGAAGCTCATGGAGATCAAACTCATCAAGGGACCTAAAG GGCTTGGCTTCAGCATTGCAGGAGGTGTGGGGAACCAGCACATCCCAggagataatagcatctatgtGACAAAGATCATTGAGGGCGGGGCTGCTCACAAAGATGGACGACTACAGATTGGGGACAAGATCCTTGCT GTGAACAGTGTAGGGCTGGAGGATGTGATGCATGAGGATGCTGTGGCTGCCCTGAAGAACACATATGATGTTGTCTACTTGAAAGTGGCAAAACCCAGCAACACCTATTTGAGTGATAGCTATGCCCCACCTGACATTACCACTT CCTATTCCCAGCACTTGGACAATGAGATCAGCCACAGTAGTTACCTGGGCACTGATTATCCACCAGCCATGACACCCACCTCCCCCCGTCGATACTCCCCGGTGGCCAAAGAGTTGCTGGGAGAGGAGGACATTCCCAG GGAGCCACGGCGGATTGTGATCCATCGGGGCTCTACAGGCTTAGGGTTCAACATTGTGGGGGGTGAAGATGGCGAAGGCATCTTCATCTCTTTCATTCTTGCCGGTGGTCCAGCCGACCTCAGTGGAGAGCTACGCAAGGGGGACCAAATTCTTTCG gTCAATGGTGTGGATCTTCGAAATGCTACCCATGAACAAGCTGCTATTGCATTGAAGAATGCTGGCCAGACTGTCACTATTATCGCTCAGTATAAACCAGAAG agTACAGTCGATTTGAGGCCAAAATCCATGATTTGCGAGAACAGCTAATGAACAGCAGCTTGGGTTCTGGGACTGCCTCTCTGAGGAGTAACCCCAAAAGAGGCTTTTATATCAG GGCCCTGTTTGATTATGACAAAACCAAGGACTGTGGCTTCCTGAGCCAGGCCCTTAGTTTCCATTTTGGGGATGTACTGCATGTGATTGATGCTGGTGATGAAGAATGGTGGCAGGCACGACGTGTCCagccagatggggaaactgatgaCATTGGCTTCATTCCTAGTAAACGGAG GGTCGAGCGGCGGGAATGGTCAAGGTTAAAGGCCAAG GACTGGGGTTCTAGCTCAGGATCTCAAG gtcGAGAAGACACAGTGCTAAGTTATGAAACGGTGACACAGATGGAAG TGCACTATGCTCGTCCCATTATCATTCTTGGCCCAACCAAGGACAGGGCCAATGATGACCTCCTCTCCGAGTTCCCTGACAAATTTGGATCCTGTGTTCCCC ATACAACACGGCCAAAGCGAGAGTATGAGGTGGATGGTCGGGATTACCACTTTGTGTCATcgagagagaaaatggagaaggaCATCCAAGCTCACAAGTTCATTGAGGCCGGTCAATACAACAGCCACCTCTATGGGACCAGCGTACAATCTGTACGTGAGGTGGCTGAACAG GGAAAGCACTGTATCCTTGACGTCTCGGCCAATGCCGTGCGGCGGCTGCAGGCGGCCCACCTGCACCCTATTGCCATCTTCATCAGACCTCGATCCTTGGAGAACATCCT AGAAATTAACAAACGGATAACAGAGGATCAGGCCCGCAAAGCCTTTGACAGAGCCACTAAACTGGAGCAGGAATTCACAGAGTGTTTCTCAG CCATTGTGGAGGGTGAAACCTTTGAGGAGATCTACCACAAAGTAAAACGTATCATTGAGGAGCTATCAGGGCCATATATTTGGGTCCCAGCCCGAGAGAGACTCTGA
- the DLG4 gene encoding disks large homolog 4 isoform X6 — translation MEYEEITLERGNSGLGFSIAGGTDNPHIGDDPSIFITKIIPGGAAAQDGRLRVNDSILFVNEVDVREVTHSAAVEALKEAGSIVRLYVMRRKPPAEKLMEIKLIKGPKGLGFSIAGGVGNQHIPGDNSIYVTKIIEGGAAHKDGRLQIGDKILAVNSVGLEDVMHEDAVAALKNTYDVVYLKVAKPSNTYLSDSYAPPDITTSYSQHLDNEISHSSYLGTDYPPAMTPTSPRRYSPVAKELLGEEDIPREPRRIVIHRGSTGLGFNIVGGEDGEGIFISFILAGGPADLSGELRKGDQILSVNGVDLRNATHEQAAIALKNAGQTVTIIAQYKPEEYSRFEAKIHDLREQLMNSSLGSGTASLRSNPKRGFYIRALFDYDKTKDCGFLSQALSFHFGDVLHVIDAGDEEWWQARRVQPDGETDDIGFIPSKRRVERREWSRLKAKDWGSSSGSQGREDTVLSYETVTQMEVHYARPIIILGPTKDRANDDLLSEFPDKFGSCVPHTTRPKREYEVDGRDYHFVSSREKMEKDIQAHKFIEAGQYNSHLYGTSVQSVREVAEQRN, via the exons GGTAACTCAGGCCTGGGCTTCAGCATCGCAGGTGGCACCGACAACCCACACATTGGCGATGACCCATCCATTTTCATCACCAAGATCATTCCTGGGGGGGCTGCAGCACAGGATGGCCGACTCAG AGTCAATGACAGCATCCTATTTGTCAATGAGGTGGATGTAAGGGAGGTAACACACTCAGCTGCAGTAGAAGCCCTGAAGGAAGCAGGTTCAATTGTTCGTCTCTATGTCATGCGACGGAAGCCTCCTGCTGAGAAGCTCATGGAGATCAAACTCATCAAGGGACCTAAAG GGCTTGGCTTCAGCATTGCAGGAGGTGTGGGGAACCAGCACATCCCAggagataatagcatctatgtGACAAAGATCATTGAGGGCGGGGCTGCTCACAAAGATGGACGACTACAGATTGGGGACAAGATCCTTGCT GTGAACAGTGTAGGGCTGGAGGATGTGATGCATGAGGATGCTGTGGCTGCCCTGAAGAACACATATGATGTTGTCTACTTGAAAGTGGCAAAACCCAGCAACACCTATTTGAGTGATAGCTATGCCCCACCTGACATTACCACTT CCTATTCCCAGCACTTGGACAATGAGATCAGCCACAGTAGTTACCTGGGCACTGATTATCCACCAGCCATGACACCCACCTCCCCCCGTCGATACTCCCCGGTGGCCAAAGAGTTGCTGGGAGAGGAGGACATTCCCAG GGAGCCACGGCGGATTGTGATCCATCGGGGCTCTACAGGCTTAGGGTTCAACATTGTGGGGGGTGAAGATGGCGAAGGCATCTTCATCTCTTTCATTCTTGCCGGTGGTCCAGCCGACCTCAGTGGAGAGCTACGCAAGGGGGACCAAATTCTTTCG gTCAATGGTGTGGATCTTCGAAATGCTACCCATGAACAAGCTGCTATTGCATTGAAGAATGCTGGCCAGACTGTCACTATTATCGCTCAGTATAAACCAGAAG agTACAGTCGATTTGAGGCCAAAATCCATGATTTGCGAGAACAGCTAATGAACAGCAGCTTGGGTTCTGGGACTGCCTCTCTGAGGAGTAACCCCAAAAGAGGCTTTTATATCAG GGCCCTGTTTGATTATGACAAAACCAAGGACTGTGGCTTCCTGAGCCAGGCCCTTAGTTTCCATTTTGGGGATGTACTGCATGTGATTGATGCTGGTGATGAAGAATGGTGGCAGGCACGACGTGTCCagccagatggggaaactgatgaCATTGGCTTCATTCCTAGTAAACGGAG GGTCGAGCGGCGGGAATGGTCAAGGTTAAAGGCCAAG GACTGGGGTTCTAGCTCAGGATCTCAAG gtcGAGAAGACACAGTGCTAAGTTATGAAACGGTGACACAGATGGAAG TGCACTATGCTCGTCCCATTATCATTCTTGGCCCAACCAAGGACAGGGCCAATGATGACCTCCTCTCCGAGTTCCCTGACAAATTTGGATCCTGTGTTCCCC ATACAACACGGCCAAAGCGAGAGTATGAGGTGGATGGTCGGGATTACCACTTTGTGTCATcgagagagaaaatggagaaggaCATCCAAGCTCACAAGTTCATTGAGGCCGGTCAATACAACAGCCACCTCTATGGGACCAGCGTACAATCTGTACGTGAGGTGGCTGAACAG AGAAATTAA